The Papio anubis isolate 15944 chromosome 1, Panubis1.0, whole genome shotgun sequence genome window below encodes:
- the LOC116269731 gene encoding ubiquitin-associated protein 2-like isoform X15: protein MVGKKKGVSGQKDGGQTESNEEGKENRDRDRDYSRRRGGPPRRGRGASRGRECMHGALSKPAVVRGQENGLDGTKSGGPSGRGTERGRRGRGRGRGGSGRRGGRFSAQGMGTFNPADYAEPANTDDNYGNSSGNTWNNTGHFEPDDGTSAWRTATEEWGTEDWNEDLSETKIFTASNVSSVPLPAENVTITAGQRIDLAVLLGKTPSTMENDSSNLDPSQAPSLAQPLVFSNSKQTAISQPASGNTFSHHSMVSMLGKGFGDVGEAKGGSTTGSQFLEQFKTAQALAQLAAQHSQSGSTTTSSWDMGSTTQSPSLVQYDLKNPSDSTVHSPFTKRQAFTPSSTMMEVFLQEKSPAVATSTAAPPPPSSPLPSKSTSAPQMSPGSSDNQSSSPQPAQQKLKQQKKKASLTSKIPALAVEMPGSADISGLNLQFGALQFGSEPVLSDYESTPTTSASSSQAPSSLYTSTASESSSTISSNQSQESGYQSGPIQSTTYTSQNNAQGPLYEQRSTQTRRYPSSISSSPQKDLTQAKNGFSSVQATQLQTTQSVEGATGSAVKSDSPSTSSIPPLNETVSAASLLTTTNQHSSSLGGLSHSEEIPNTTTTQHSSTLSTQQNTLSSSTSSGRTSTSTLLHTSVESEANLHSSSSTFSTTSSTVSAPPPVVSVSSSLNSGSSLGLSLGSNSTVTASTRSSVATTSGKAPPNLPPGVPPLLPNPYIMAPGLLHAYPPQVYGYDDLQMLQTRFPLDYYSIPFPTPTTPLTGRDGSLASNPYSGGSYLFQAAWCECQCECIGHPFPTAEWIWVSWIQHWKKISTPLQAFLDG, encoded by the exons ATGGTCGGGAAGAAGAAGGGAGTCTCAGGCCAGAAGGATGGTGGCCAGACGGAATCCAACGAGGAAGGCAAAGAAAATCGAGACCGGGACAGAGACTATAGTCGGCGACGTGGTGGGCCACCAAGACGGGGGAGAGGTGCCAGCCGTGGACGAGAGTGTATGCATGGGGCTTTATCAAAACCAGCTGTGG ttcgAGGTCAGGAAAATGGATTGGATGGCACCAAGAGTGGAGGGCCTTCTGGAAGAGGAACAGAAAGAGGCAGAAGGGGCCGTGGCCGAGGCAGAG GTGGCTCTGGTAGGCGAGGAGGAAGGTTTTCTGCTCAAGGAATGGG aaccTTTAACCCAGCTGATTATGCAGAGCCAGCCAATACTGATGATAACTATGGCAATAGTAGCGGCAATACGTGGAACAACACTGGCCACTTTGAACCAGATGATGGGACGA gTGCGTGGAGGACTGCAACAGAGGAGTGGGGGACTGAAGATTGGAATGAAGAT CTTTCTGAGACCAAGATCTTCACTGCCTCTAACGTGTCTTCAGTGCCTCTGCCTGCGGAGAATGTGACAATCACTGCTGGTCAGAG AATTGACCTTGCTGTTCTGCTGGGGAAGACACCATCTACAATGGAGAATGATTCATCTAATCTGGATCCGTCTCAGGCTCCTTCTCTGGCCCAGCCTCTGGTGTTCAGTAATTCGAAGCAGACTGCCATATCACAGCCTGCTTCAGGGAACACATTTTCTCATCACAGTATG GTGAGCATGTTAGGGAAAGGATTTGGTGATGTCGGTGAAGCTAAAGGCGGCAGTACTACGGGCTCCCAGTTCTTGGAGCAATTCAAGACTGCCCAAGCCCTGGCTCAGTTGGCAGCTCAGCATTCTCAGTCTGGAAGCACCACCACCTCCTCTTGGGACATGGGCTCAACGACACAATCCCCATCACTGGTGCAGTATG ATTTGAAGAACCCAAGTGATTCAACAGTGCACAGCCCCTTTACAAAGCGCCAGGCTTTTACCCCGTCTTCAACCATGATGGAGGTGTTCCTTCAGGAGAAGTCACCTGCAGTGGCTACCTCCACAGCTGCACCTCCACCTCCGTCTTCTCCTCTGCCAAGCAAATCCACGTCGGCTCCACAGATGTCGCCTGGATCTTCAGACAACCAGTCCTCTAGCCCTCAGCCAGCTCAGCAGAAACtgaaacagcagaagaaaaaagccTCCTTGACTTCTAAG ATTCCTGCTCTGGCTGTGGAGATGCCTGGCTCAGCAGATATCTCAGGGCTAAACCTGCAGTTTGGGGCATTGCAATTTGGGTCAGAGCCTGTCCTTTCTGATTATGAGTCCACCCCCACCACGAGCGCCTCTTCAAGCCAGGCTCCAAGTAGCCTGTATACCAGCACGGCCAG TGAATCTTCCTCTACAATTTCATCTAACCAGAGTCAGGAGTCTGGTTATCAGAGCGGCCCAATTCAGTCGACAACCTATACCTCCCAAAATAATGCTCAGGGCCCTCTTTATGAACAGAGATCCACACAGACTCGGCGGTACCCCAGCTCCATCtcttcatcaccccaaaaggaccTGACTCAGGCAAAG aatgGCTTCAGTTCTGTGCAGGCCACGCAGTTACAGACCACACAATCTGTTGAAG GTGCTACAGGCTCTGCAGTGAAATCTGATTCACCTTCCACTTCTAGCATCCCCCCTCTCAATGAAACGGTATCTGCAGCTTCCTTACTGACGACAACCAATCAGCATTCATCCTCCTTGGGTGGCTTGAGCCACAGTGAGGAGATTCCAAATACTACCACCACACAACACAGCAG CACGTTATCAACGCAGCAGAATACCCtttcatcatcaacatcatctggGCGCACTTCGACATCCACTCTTTTG CACACAAGTGTGGAGAGTGAGGCGAATCTCCATTCTTCCTCCAGCACTTTTTCCACCACATCCAGCACAGTCTCTGCACCTCCCCCAGTGGTCAGTGTCTCCTCCAGTCTCAATAGTGGCAGTAGCCTGGGCCTCAGCCTAGGCAGCAACTCCACTGTCACAGCCTCGACTCGAAGCTCAGTTGCTACGACTTCAG GAAAAGCTCCTCCCAACCTCCCTCCTGGGGTCCCGCCATTGTTGCCTAATCCGTATATTATGGCTCCAGGGCTGTTACATGCCTACCCG CCACAAGTATATGGTTATGATGACTTGCAGATGCTTCAGACAAGATTTCCATTG gATTACTACAGCATCCCATTTCCCACACCCACTACTCCGCTGACTGGGAGGGATGGTAGCCTGGCCAGCAACCCTTATTCTG GTGGCTCCTACCTCTTCCAAGCAGCATGGTGTGAATGTCAGTGTGAATGCATCGGCCACCCCTTTCCAACAGCCGAGTGGATATGGGTCTCATGGATACAACACTG gaagaaaatatcCACCCCCTTACAAGCATTTCTGGACGGCTGA
- the LOC116269731 gene encoding ubiquitin-associated protein 2-like isoform X1 — protein sequence MVGKKKGVSGQKDGGQTESNEEGKENRDRDRDYSRRRGGPPRRGRGASRGRECMHGALSKPAVVRGQENGLDGTKSGGPSGRGTERGRRGRGRGRGGSGRRGGRFSAQGMGTFNPADYAEPANTDDNYGNSSGNTWNNTGHFEPDDGTSAWRTATEEWGTEDWNEDLSETKIFTASNVSSVPLPAENVTITAGQRIDLAVLLGKTPSTMENDSSNLDPSQAPSLAQPLVFSNSKQTAISQPASGNTFSHHSMVSMLGKGFGDVGEAKGGSTTGSQFLEQFKTAQALAQLAAQHSQSGSTTTSSWDMGSTTQSPSLVQYDLKNPSDSTVHSPFTKRQAFTPSSTMMEVFLQEKSPAVATSTAAPPPPSSPLPSKSTSAPQMSPGSSDNQSSSPQPAQQKLKQQKKKASLTSKIPALAVEMPGSADISGLNLQFGALQFGSEPVLSDYESTPTTSASSSQAPSSLYTSTASESSSTISSNQSQESGYQSGPIQSTTYTSQNNAQGPLYEQRSTQTRRYPSSISSSPQKDLTQAKNGFSSVQATQLQTTQSVEGATGSAVKSDSPSTSSIPPLNETVSAASLLTTTNQHSSSLGGLSHSEEIPNTTTTQHSSTLSTQQNTLSSSTSSGRTSTSTLLHTSVESEANLHSSSSTFSTTSSTVSAPPPVVSVSSSLNSGSSLGLSLGSNSTVTASTRSSVATTSGKAPPNLPPGVPPLLPNPYIMAPGLLHAYPPQVYGYDDLQMLQTRFPLDYYSIPFPTPTTPLTGRDGSLASNPYSGDLTKFGRGDASSPAPATTLAQPQQNQTQTHHTTQQTFLNPALPPGYSYTSLPYYTGVPGLPSTFQYGPAVFPVAPTSSKQHGVNVSVNASATPFQQPSGYGSHGYNTGVSVTSSNTGVPDISGSVYSKTQQSFEKQGFHSGTPAASFNLPSALGSGGPINPATAAAYPPAPFMHILTPHQQPHSQILHHHLQQDGQLPYLQMILCCQRQQEEQTGSGQRSQTSSIPQKPQTNKSAYNSYSWGAN from the exons ATGGTCGGGAAGAAGAAGGGAGTCTCAGGCCAGAAGGATGGTGGCCAGACGGAATCCAACGAGGAAGGCAAAGAAAATCGAGACCGGGACAGAGACTATAGTCGGCGACGTGGTGGGCCACCAAGACGGGGGAGAGGTGCCAGCCGTGGACGAGAGTGTATGCATGGGGCTTTATCAAAACCAGCTGTGG ttcgAGGTCAGGAAAATGGATTGGATGGCACCAAGAGTGGAGGGCCTTCTGGAAGAGGAACAGAAAGAGGCAGAAGGGGCCGTGGCCGAGGCAGAG GTGGCTCTGGTAGGCGAGGAGGAAGGTTTTCTGCTCAAGGAATGGG aaccTTTAACCCAGCTGATTATGCAGAGCCAGCCAATACTGATGATAACTATGGCAATAGTAGCGGCAATACGTGGAACAACACTGGCCACTTTGAACCAGATGATGGGACGA gTGCGTGGAGGACTGCAACAGAGGAGTGGGGGACTGAAGATTGGAATGAAGAT CTTTCTGAGACCAAGATCTTCACTGCCTCTAACGTGTCTTCAGTGCCTCTGCCTGCGGAGAATGTGACAATCACTGCTGGTCAGAG AATTGACCTTGCTGTTCTGCTGGGGAAGACACCATCTACAATGGAGAATGATTCATCTAATCTGGATCCGTCTCAGGCTCCTTCTCTGGCCCAGCCTCTGGTGTTCAGTAATTCGAAGCAGACTGCCATATCACAGCCTGCTTCAGGGAACACATTTTCTCATCACAGTATG GTGAGCATGTTAGGGAAAGGATTTGGTGATGTCGGTGAAGCTAAAGGCGGCAGTACTACGGGCTCCCAGTTCTTGGAGCAATTCAAGACTGCCCAAGCCCTGGCTCAGTTGGCAGCTCAGCATTCTCAGTCTGGAAGCACCACCACCTCCTCTTGGGACATGGGCTCAACGACACAATCCCCATCACTGGTGCAGTATG ATTTGAAGAACCCAAGTGATTCAACAGTGCACAGCCCCTTTACAAAGCGCCAGGCTTTTACCCCGTCTTCAACCATGATGGAGGTGTTCCTTCAGGAGAAGTCACCTGCAGTGGCTACCTCCACAGCTGCACCTCCACCTCCGTCTTCTCCTCTGCCAAGCAAATCCACGTCGGCTCCACAGATGTCGCCTGGATCTTCAGACAACCAGTCCTCTAGCCCTCAGCCAGCTCAGCAGAAACtgaaacagcagaagaaaaaagccTCCTTGACTTCTAAG ATTCCTGCTCTGGCTGTGGAGATGCCTGGCTCAGCAGATATCTCAGGGCTAAACCTGCAGTTTGGGGCATTGCAATTTGGGTCAGAGCCTGTCCTTTCTGATTATGAGTCCACCCCCACCACGAGCGCCTCTTCAAGCCAGGCTCCAAGTAGCCTGTATACCAGCACGGCCAG TGAATCTTCCTCTACAATTTCATCTAACCAGAGTCAGGAGTCTGGTTATCAGAGCGGCCCAATTCAGTCGACAACCTATACCTCCCAAAATAATGCTCAGGGCCCTCTTTATGAACAGAGATCCACACAGACTCGGCGGTACCCCAGCTCCATCtcttcatcaccccaaaaggaccTGACTCAGGCAAAG aatgGCTTCAGTTCTGTGCAGGCCACGCAGTTACAGACCACACAATCTGTTGAAG GTGCTACAGGCTCTGCAGTGAAATCTGATTCACCTTCCACTTCTAGCATCCCCCCTCTCAATGAAACGGTATCTGCAGCTTCCTTACTGACGACAACCAATCAGCATTCATCCTCCTTGGGTGGCTTGAGCCACAGTGAGGAGATTCCAAATACTACCACCACACAACACAGCAG CACGTTATCAACGCAGCAGAATACCCtttcatcatcaacatcatctggGCGCACTTCGACATCCACTCTTTTG CACACAAGTGTGGAGAGTGAGGCGAATCTCCATTCTTCCTCCAGCACTTTTTCCACCACATCCAGCACAGTCTCTGCACCTCCCCCAGTGGTCAGTGTCTCCTCCAGTCTCAATAGTGGCAGTAGCCTGGGCCTCAGCCTAGGCAGCAACTCCACTGTCACAGCCTCGACTCGAAGCTCAGTTGCTACGACTTCAG GAAAAGCTCCTCCCAACCTCCCTCCTGGGGTCCCGCCATTGTTGCCTAATCCGTATATTATGGCTCCAGGGCTGTTACATGCCTACCCG CCACAAGTATATGGTTATGATGACTTGCAGATGCTTCAGACAAGATTTCCATTG gATTACTACAGCATCCCATTTCCCACACCCACTACTCCGCTGACTGGGAGGGATGGTAGCCTGGCCAGCAACCCTTATTCTG GTGACCTCACAAAGTTCGGCCGTGGGGatgcctcctccccagccccggCCACAACCTTGGCCCAACCCCAACAGAACCAGACGCAGACTCACCATACCACGCAGCAGACATTCCTGAACCCGGCGCTGCCTCCTGGCTACAGTTACACCAGCCTGCCATACTATACAGGGGTCCCGGGCCTCCCCAGCACCTTCCAGTATGGGCCTGCTGTGTTCCCT GTGGCTCCTACCTCTTCCAAGCAGCATGGTGTGAATGTCAGTGTGAATGCATCGGCCACCCCTTTCCAACAGCCGAGTGGATATGGGTCTCATGGATACAACACTG GTGTTTCAGTCACCTCCAGTAACACGGGCGTGCCAGATATCTCGGGTTCTGTGTACTCCAAAACCCAG CAGTCCTTTGAGAAACAAGGTTTTCATTCCGGTACTCCTGCTGCTTCCTTCAACTTGCCTTCAGCCCTAGGAAGTGGGGGCCCCATCAATCCGGCCACAGCTGCTGCCTACCCACCTGCCCCCTTTATGCACATTCTGACCCCCCATCAGCAGCCGCACTCTCAGATCCTTCACCATCACCTGCAGCAGGATGGCCAG CTACCATATTTGCAGATGATTCTCTGTTGCCAGCGCCAGCAGGAGGAGCAG ACGGGCAGCGGGCAACGTAGCCAGACCAGCTCCATCCCGCAGAAGCCCCAGACCAACAAGTCTGCCTACAACAGCTACAGCTGGGGGGCCAACTGA
- the LOC116269731 gene encoding ubiquitin-associated protein 2-like isoform X9 → MVGKKKGVSGQKDGGQTESNEEGKENRDRDRDYSRRRGGPPRRGRGASRGRECMHGALSKPAVVRGQENGLDGTKSGGPSGRGTERGRRGRGRGRGGSGRRGGRFSAQGMGTFNPADYAEPANTDDNYGNSSGNTWNNTGHFEPDDGTSAWRTATEEWGTEDWNEDLSETKIFTASNVSSVPLPAENVTITAGQRIDLAVLLGKTPSTMENDSSNLDPSQAPSLAQPLVFSNSKQTAISQPASGNTFSHHSMVSMLGKGFGDVGEAKGGSTTGSQFLEQFKTAQALAQLAAQHSQSGSTTTSSWDMGSTTQSPSLVQYDLKNPSDSTVHSPFTKRQAFTPSSTMMEVFLQEKSPAVATSTAAPPPPSSPLPSKSTSAPQMSPGSSDNQSSSPQPAQQKLKQQKKKASLTSKIPALAVEMPGSADISGLNLQFGALQFGSEPVLSDYESTPTTSASSSQAPSSLYTSTASESSSTISSNQSQESGYQSGPIQSTTYTSQNNAQGPLYEQRSTQTRRYPSSISSSPQKDLTQAKNGFSSVQATQLQTTQSVEGATGSAVKSDSPSTSSIPPLNETVSAASLLTTTNQHSSSLGGLSHSEEIPNTTTTQHSSTLSTQQNTLSSSTSSGRTSTSTLLHTSVESEANLHSSSSTFSTTSSTVSAPPPVVSVSSSLNSGSSLGLSLGSNSTVTASTRSSVATTSGKAPPNLPPGVPPLLPNPYIMAPGLLHAYPPQVYGYDDLQMLQTRFPLDYYSIPFPTPTTPLTGRDGSLASNPYSGDLTKFGRGDASSPAPATTLAQPQQNQTQTHHTTQQTFLNPALPPGYSYTSLPYYTGVPGLPSTFQYGPAVFPVAPTSSKQHGVNVSVNASATPFQQPSGYGSHGYNTGVSVTSSNTGVPDISGSVYSKTQSFEKQGFHSGTPAASFNLPSALGSGGPINPATAAAYPPAPFMHILTPHQQPHSQILHHHLQQDGQDILNFVDDQLGE, encoded by the exons ATGGTCGGGAAGAAGAAGGGAGTCTCAGGCCAGAAGGATGGTGGCCAGACGGAATCCAACGAGGAAGGCAAAGAAAATCGAGACCGGGACAGAGACTATAGTCGGCGACGTGGTGGGCCACCAAGACGGGGGAGAGGTGCCAGCCGTGGACGAGAGTGTATGCATGGGGCTTTATCAAAACCAGCTGTGG ttcgAGGTCAGGAAAATGGATTGGATGGCACCAAGAGTGGAGGGCCTTCTGGAAGAGGAACAGAAAGAGGCAGAAGGGGCCGTGGCCGAGGCAGAG GTGGCTCTGGTAGGCGAGGAGGAAGGTTTTCTGCTCAAGGAATGGG aaccTTTAACCCAGCTGATTATGCAGAGCCAGCCAATACTGATGATAACTATGGCAATAGTAGCGGCAATACGTGGAACAACACTGGCCACTTTGAACCAGATGATGGGACGA gTGCGTGGAGGACTGCAACAGAGGAGTGGGGGACTGAAGATTGGAATGAAGAT CTTTCTGAGACCAAGATCTTCACTGCCTCTAACGTGTCTTCAGTGCCTCTGCCTGCGGAGAATGTGACAATCACTGCTGGTCAGAG AATTGACCTTGCTGTTCTGCTGGGGAAGACACCATCTACAATGGAGAATGATTCATCTAATCTGGATCCGTCTCAGGCTCCTTCTCTGGCCCAGCCTCTGGTGTTCAGTAATTCGAAGCAGACTGCCATATCACAGCCTGCTTCAGGGAACACATTTTCTCATCACAGTATG GTGAGCATGTTAGGGAAAGGATTTGGTGATGTCGGTGAAGCTAAAGGCGGCAGTACTACGGGCTCCCAGTTCTTGGAGCAATTCAAGACTGCCCAAGCCCTGGCTCAGTTGGCAGCTCAGCATTCTCAGTCTGGAAGCACCACCACCTCCTCTTGGGACATGGGCTCAACGACACAATCCCCATCACTGGTGCAGTATG ATTTGAAGAACCCAAGTGATTCAACAGTGCACAGCCCCTTTACAAAGCGCCAGGCTTTTACCCCGTCTTCAACCATGATGGAGGTGTTCCTTCAGGAGAAGTCACCTGCAGTGGCTACCTCCACAGCTGCACCTCCACCTCCGTCTTCTCCTCTGCCAAGCAAATCCACGTCGGCTCCACAGATGTCGCCTGGATCTTCAGACAACCAGTCCTCTAGCCCTCAGCCAGCTCAGCAGAAACtgaaacagcagaagaaaaaagccTCCTTGACTTCTAAG ATTCCTGCTCTGGCTGTGGAGATGCCTGGCTCAGCAGATATCTCAGGGCTAAACCTGCAGTTTGGGGCATTGCAATTTGGGTCAGAGCCTGTCCTTTCTGATTATGAGTCCACCCCCACCACGAGCGCCTCTTCAAGCCAGGCTCCAAGTAGCCTGTATACCAGCACGGCCAG TGAATCTTCCTCTACAATTTCATCTAACCAGAGTCAGGAGTCTGGTTATCAGAGCGGCCCAATTCAGTCGACAACCTATACCTCCCAAAATAATGCTCAGGGCCCTCTTTATGAACAGAGATCCACACAGACTCGGCGGTACCCCAGCTCCATCtcttcatcaccccaaaaggaccTGACTCAGGCAAAG aatgGCTTCAGTTCTGTGCAGGCCACGCAGTTACAGACCACACAATCTGTTGAAG GTGCTACAGGCTCTGCAGTGAAATCTGATTCACCTTCCACTTCTAGCATCCCCCCTCTCAATGAAACGGTATCTGCAGCTTCCTTACTGACGACAACCAATCAGCATTCATCCTCCTTGGGTGGCTTGAGCCACAGTGAGGAGATTCCAAATACTACCACCACACAACACAGCAG CACGTTATCAACGCAGCAGAATACCCtttcatcatcaacatcatctggGCGCACTTCGACATCCACTCTTTTG CACACAAGTGTGGAGAGTGAGGCGAATCTCCATTCTTCCTCCAGCACTTTTTCCACCACATCCAGCACAGTCTCTGCACCTCCCCCAGTGGTCAGTGTCTCCTCCAGTCTCAATAGTGGCAGTAGCCTGGGCCTCAGCCTAGGCAGCAACTCCACTGTCACAGCCTCGACTCGAAGCTCAGTTGCTACGACTTCAG GAAAAGCTCCTCCCAACCTCCCTCCTGGGGTCCCGCCATTGTTGCCTAATCCGTATATTATGGCTCCAGGGCTGTTACATGCCTACCCG CCACAAGTATATGGTTATGATGACTTGCAGATGCTTCAGACAAGATTTCCATTG gATTACTACAGCATCCCATTTCCCACACCCACTACTCCGCTGACTGGGAGGGATGGTAGCCTGGCCAGCAACCCTTATTCTG GTGACCTCACAAAGTTCGGCCGTGGGGatgcctcctccccagccccggCCACAACCTTGGCCCAACCCCAACAGAACCAGACGCAGACTCACCATACCACGCAGCAGACATTCCTGAACCCGGCGCTGCCTCCTGGCTACAGTTACACCAGCCTGCCATACTATACAGGGGTCCCGGGCCTCCCCAGCACCTTCCAGTATGGGCCTGCTGTGTTCCCT GTGGCTCCTACCTCTTCCAAGCAGCATGGTGTGAATGTCAGTGTGAATGCATCGGCCACCCCTTTCCAACAGCCGAGTGGATATGGGTCTCATGGATACAACACTG GTGTTTCAGTCACCTCCAGTAACACGGGCGTGCCAGATATCTCGGGTTCTGTGTACTCCAAAACCCAG TCCTTTGAGAAACAAGGTTTTCATTCCGGTACTCCTGCTGCTTCCTTCAACTTGCCTTCAGCCCTAGGAAGTGGGGGCCCCATCAATCCGGCCACAGCTGCTGCCTACCCACCTGCCCCCTTTATGCACATTCTGACCCCCCATCAGCAGCCGCACTCTCAGATCCTTCACCATCACCTGCAGCAGGATGGCCAG GACATCCTCAATTTCGTCGATGACCAGCTTGGTGAATAA